A genomic stretch from Sinorhizobium terangae includes:
- a CDS encoding aminopeptidase P family protein, whose protein sequence is MFQSFEVTSTPQFGKERTAALRAVFPALGIDGFLVPRADEFQGEYVPASSERLSWLTGFTGSAGVALVTQREAIVFVDGRYVTQLKEQVDGSVFTGGDLIGEPPHVWLEAHAPKGFRLGIDPWLHTGAEVLKLQKALAAVGGALVFLDHNPLDKIWTGRPAAPLGRVTIQPSEHAGQLAKDKIAAIAAGLEAKAAAVVLTDPSSVAWTFNIRGSDVPHTPHPLARAIIHADGRAEIFLDKRKTGIEQEAYLTQLAEITAPASFEDRLAALATTGAAIMIDPDLAPFAIGELIREKGGSVVGAVDPARLPRARKNAAEIQGSARAHLQDGAAMVEFLAWLDQTEPGSVTEIAATERLEALRATVGERMQNPLKDISFDTIAGAGSHAAIMHYRVTTDTDRTIEPGTMFLIDSGAQYINGTTDITRTVAIGAVPEEQKRFFTLVLKGMIAISTARFPKGSRGVDLDPLARIALWKAGADYAHGTGHGVGSYLSVHEGPQRIARLSTQELLPGMILSNEPGYYRPGAFGIRIENLVVVREASEIEGGDLPMLGFDTLTYCPIDRRLVLPSLLTDEELGWLNAYHAETRDKLMPLIASDDTRHWLEAATDVIAR, encoded by the coding sequence ATGTTTCAGTCCTTCGAAGTCACCTCCACGCCTCAGTTCGGCAAGGAGCGCACCGCCGCTCTGCGCGCCGTCTTCCCGGCCCTTGGCATTGACGGCTTCCTCGTGCCGCGCGCCGACGAATTCCAGGGCGAGTATGTGCCGGCTTCGTCCGAGCGCCTTTCCTGGTTGACCGGCTTCACCGGCTCCGCCGGCGTTGCGCTTGTCACGCAGCGTGAAGCGATCGTCTTCGTCGATGGACGCTATGTGACCCAGCTCAAGGAGCAGGTGGACGGCAGCGTCTTCACGGGGGGTGACCTTATCGGCGAGCCGCCGCATGTCTGGCTGGAGGCTCATGCGCCGAAAGGCTTCCGCCTCGGCATCGACCCGTGGCTTCATACCGGCGCCGAGGTCCTCAAGCTGCAGAAGGCGCTCGCGGCGGTCGGCGGCGCGCTGGTCTTCCTCGATCACAACCCGCTCGACAAAATCTGGACCGGCCGGCCCGCAGCTCCCCTTGGCCGGGTGACGATCCAGCCGAGCGAGCATGCCGGCCAACTGGCGAAGGACAAGATTGCCGCGATCGCTGCCGGCCTTGAAGCCAAGGCGGCCGCTGTCGTCCTCACCGACCCCTCCTCGGTCGCCTGGACCTTCAATATCCGCGGCAGCGACGTGCCGCACACGCCGCATCCGCTTGCCCGCGCGATCATCCATGCGGACGGCCGCGCCGAGATCTTCCTCGATAAGCGCAAGACCGGCATCGAACAGGAAGCCTATCTGACCCAGCTTGCCGAAATCACCGCTCCGGCGAGTTTCGAGGACCGGCTGGCGGCGCTCGCGACGACTGGTGCGGCGATCATGATCGATCCGGACCTTGCGCCCTTCGCCATCGGTGAACTGATCCGCGAGAAAGGCGGCTCGGTCGTCGGCGCAGTCGATCCGGCCCGCCTCCCCCGCGCCCGCAAGAACGCCGCCGAGATCCAGGGATCGGCGCGCGCGCATCTACAGGACGGCGCCGCGATGGTCGAATTCCTCGCCTGGCTTGACCAGACCGAGCCCGGCAGCGTGACCGAGATCGCCGCAACGGAAAGGCTGGAGGCCCTGCGCGCGACCGTCGGCGAGCGCATGCAGAATCCGCTGAAGGACATTTCCTTCGACACGATTGCGGGCGCCGGCTCACACGCGGCGATCATGCATTACCGCGTGACGACGGACACGGACCGGACAATTGAGCCCGGAACCATGTTCCTGATCGATTCCGGCGCGCAATATATCAACGGCACGACCGATATCACCCGAACGGTTGCGATCGGTGCCGTTCCGGAAGAGCAGAAGCGCTTCTTCACATTGGTGCTGAAAGGCATGATCGCGATCAGCACGGCGCGCTTCCCCAAGGGTTCGCGCGGTGTCGATCTCGATCCCCTCGCCCGCATCGCGCTCTGGAAAGCCGGCGCCGACTATGCCCACGGCACCGGCCATGGCGTCGGCTCCTATCTTTCCGTGCATGAGGGACCGCAGCGCATCGCCCGGCTTTCGACGCAAGAGCTGCTGCCGGGCATGATCCTTTCCAATGAGCCCGGCTACTATCGTCCGGGCGCCTTCGGCATCCGCATCGAAAACCTCGTCGTCGTCCGGGAAGCCTCGGAGATCGAAGGCGGCGACCTGCCGATGCTCGGCTTCGACACGCTGACCTACTGCCCGATCGACCGGCGCCTCGTCCTCCCTTCGCTGTTGACCGACGAGGAGCTTGGCTGGCTGAACGCCTATCATGCCGAAACGCGCGACAAGCTCATGCCGCTCATCGCCAGCGACGACACACGCCACTGGCTGGAAGCCGCCACCGACGTGATCGCGCGATAG
- a CDS encoding AzlD family protein, giving the protein MDAQHLNLIYLIVAAALATFATRFGGYVLITQLKRIPPRLEAALNAVPAAVLTTLVAPAFVYGGFDVAVSMLVAFAIGLRFSTLRMLLVGWAVVMVIRHVVL; this is encoded by the coding sequence GTGGACGCACAGCACCTCAACCTGATCTACCTGATCGTTGCCGCCGCACTCGCCACCTTCGCGACCCGGTTCGGCGGCTATGTGCTGATCACCCAGTTGAAGCGCATTCCACCGCGGCTCGAAGCGGCGCTGAACGCCGTCCCGGCGGCGGTCCTGACGACGCTGGTTGCACCGGCCTTTGTCTATGGTGGCTTCGATGTCGCGGTGTCGATGCTCGTCGCCTTCGCGATCGGACTGCGCTTCTCGACACTCCGGATGCTGCTTGTCGGCTGGGCCGTGGTGATGGTGATCCGGCACGTGGTTCTGTAG
- a CDS encoding AzlC family ABC transporter permease gives MNRDDFRAGLRTGFPVMLSASPFGALFGALAVDNGFSVADAVFMSATVYAGASQMVGIELFGNNVQPWLVVLSVFAVNFRHVLYSASIAKHIRHFTLAQKLMAFFLLVDPQYAESERRAERGLPVTFSWYLGFGLVIYFPWILNTLVGALFGQLIGDPKAIGLDVLLPIYFLGLVLGFRTRDRFLPVVATSAVASVAAMHFVGSPWHVSIGALAGILLAAVLPPEHRLRQGPAPVKKEA, from the coding sequence ATGAACAGAGACGATTTCCGTGCGGGCCTGCGGACGGGCTTTCCCGTCATGCTTTCCGCGTCGCCCTTCGGCGCGCTCTTCGGTGCGCTTGCGGTCGATAACGGTTTTTCGGTTGCCGATGCGGTGTTCATGAGCGCCACCGTCTATGCGGGCGCCAGCCAGATGGTCGGCATCGAACTCTTCGGCAACAATGTGCAGCCGTGGCTGGTCGTGCTTTCGGTCTTCGCGGTCAATTTCCGTCACGTGCTTTATTCCGCCTCGATCGCAAAGCACATCCGCCACTTCACGCTCGCCCAGAAGCTCATGGCTTTCTTCCTGCTGGTCGATCCGCAATATGCCGAAAGCGAAAGGCGGGCGGAGCGCGGTCTGCCGGTGACCTTTTCCTGGTATCTCGGCTTCGGGCTCGTGATCTATTTCCCGTGGATCCTCAACACGCTGGTCGGCGCACTGTTCGGCCAGTTGATCGGCGATCCGAAGGCGATCGGCCTCGATGTGCTCCTGCCGATCTATTTCCTCGGGCTCGTGCTCGGCTTCCGCACACGCGATCGCTTCCTGCCCGTGGTCGCCACCAGCGCCGTCGCCTCCGTTGCCGCGATGCATTTCGTCGGCTCGCCCTGGCATGTCAGTATCGGCGCGCTTGCGGGCATCCTACTCGCGGCCGTCTTGCCGCCGGAGCATCGCCTGAGGCAAGGGCCGGCGCCCGTGAAAAAGGAGGCCTGA